Proteins from a genomic interval of Desulfitibacter alkalitolerans DSM 16504:
- the glgB gene encoding 1,4-alpha-glucan branching protein GlgB, which translates to MNTEAVNEYNVYLFHQGTNYQSYKMFGAHLTELNGKKGVLFNLWAPKARLVNVVGEFNSWCGKDHYMTRVSDLGIWSIFIPGLEEGTCYKYEIHTYSGDIYLKADPFGVYAERRPCSASVVFDLDGFTWTDGDWLERRSRSNVYNEPLLIYEVHLGSWKRKENNNFLTYRELAEELVDYAAEMGYTHIELMPVMEHPHDGSWGYQITGYYSVTSRFGSPHDFMYFVNKCHEKGIGVILDWVPGHFCKDGHGLFNFDGTPMYEYHNTIKKENVQWGTANFDLGKPEVRSFLISNALFWMDMYHIDGLRIDAVASMLYLDYAKEPGQWEPNQFGGRENLEAIEFMKMLNQAVFEKYPNTLMIAEESTSWPLVTKPTYMGGLGYNYKWNMGWMNDMLKYMEMDPIYRKWHHNLITFSFFYAFSENFILPLSHDEVVHGKKSLIDKMPGDYWRKFAGLRTLYGYMMTHPGKKLLFMSGEFGQFIEWDEKKSLDWHLLEYDMHQKLHNYVKALNHLYLKEKALWEQDHEWQGFKWIDPNNYNQSIIVFLRYSKTPDDYLIVICNFTPVVYENYRIGIPELVEYNEIFNSDKDVFGGSNQLNNAINMAEPLRWHNQPYSLQIKVPPMAVVILKPVINSCLEYKGKEC; encoded by the coding sequence ATGAATACAGAAGCAGTTAATGAATATAATGTATATCTGTTTCATCAAGGTACCAACTATCAAAGTTATAAAATGTTTGGTGCACACCTTACGGAACTGAATGGGAAAAAGGGTGTTTTATTTAACCTTTGGGCACCAAAAGCAAGACTAGTAAATGTTGTGGGGGAGTTTAATAGTTGGTGTGGAAAGGACCATTATATGACAAGGGTGTCTGATTTGGGAATATGGTCTATTTTTATTCCTGGACTTGAGGAAGGCACTTGCTATAAATATGAAATTCACACCTATTCTGGTGATATTTATCTTAAGGCAGACCCCTTTGGGGTATATGCGGAAAGAAGACCCTGTTCTGCTTCCGTTGTATTTGATTTGGATGGGTTTACGTGGACTGATGGTGATTGGTTGGAGCGAAGGAGCAGGTCTAATGTTTACAATGAACCCCTTCTCATCTATGAGGTGCATCTTGGATCATGGAAGAGAAAGGAAAACAATAATTTTCTTACCTATAGAGAGCTGGCAGAAGAGCTTGTAGACTATGCAGCCGAAATGGGATACACCCACATTGAGTTAATGCCTGTAATGGAGCACCCCCATGATGGTTCATGGGGTTATCAGATAACAGGGTATTACTCTGTTACCAGTCGCTTTGGCTCACCTCATGATTTCATGTACTTTGTTAATAAATGTCATGAAAAGGGTATTGGAGTAATACTTGACTGGGTACCAGGACATTTTTGTAAAGACGGTCATGGACTGTTCAACTTTGACGGAACGCCAATGTATGAATACCATAACACCATAAAGAAAGAAAATGTTCAGTGGGGAACAGCTAACTTTGATTTGGGCAAGCCTGAAGTTAGGTCTTTTCTCATATCAAATGCACTATTTTGGATGGACATGTATCATATAGACGGTTTAAGAATTGATGCTGTGGCCAGCATGCTTTATCTAGATTATGCTAAAGAACCTGGCCAGTGGGAGCCAAACCAATTTGGCGGCAGGGAAAACCTGGAAGCAATAGAATTTATGAAAATGTTAAATCAAGCTGTTTTTGAAAAGTATCCTAATACCTTGATGATTGCAGAAGAATCCACGTCATGGCCCCTGGTAACCAAACCAACGTATATGGGAGGATTAGGCTATAACTATAAATGGAATATGGGCTGGATGAATGACATGCTAAAATACATGGAAATGGATCCCATATACAGAAAATGGCATCATAATCTAATTACCTTTTCATTTTTCTATGCTTTTTCCGAAAATTTTATTCTTCCCCTATCCCATGATGAAGTGGTCCATGGCAAGAAATCCTTGATTGATAAAATGCCTGGAGATTATTGGAGGAAGTTTGCAGGTCTTAGAACTTTATATGGTTATATGATGACCCACCCGGGTAAAAAGCTTCTTTTCATGTCAGGGGAATTTGGTCAGTTTATCGAATGGGATGAGAAAAAAAGCCTTGACTGGCATTTGCTGGAGTATGATATGCATCAAAAACTCCACAACTATGTAAAAGCCCTTAATCACCTGTATTTAAAGGAAAAGGCTTTATGGGAACAGGACCATGAATGGCAGGGATTTAAATGGATTGATCCCAACAATTATAATCAGAGCATTATAGTGTTTTTAAGGTACTCTAAAACTCCGGATGATTATTTAATTGTCATCTGTAATTTTACTCCAGTTGTATATGAAAACTACAGGATTGGAATCCCTGAGCTAGTTGAATATAATGAAATTTTCAATAGTGATAAGGACGTTTTTGGAGGTTCCAATCAGTTAAATAATGCAATTAACATGGCTGAACCTTTAAGGTGGCATAACCAACCTTACTCGCTCCAGATTAAGGTTCCTCCAATGGCTGTGGTTATTCTAAAACCTGTAATAAACAGTTGCCTTGAATACAAAGGAAAGGAGTGTTAG
- a CDS encoding ligand-binding sensor domain-containing protein encodes MEPERDLPEGWKLIRPPGETYAMIESGDYIWTGGQAGVYKIDRGKFELIEHLSLPREVDYVKALYMDREGALWIGHFNGLTVLKEDGNLILEVNEGLPDKRVNCMYEDSQGRLLVGTWGGVAIFNGQSWEAITRENGLMEDMVNVIMEDSLGGYWFGHYVAPRGGISYLRNGKWQYFSVEKGLPHNNITAFHEDTLGYVWAGMGLFERGGAVRFTYNGNEWEIAAALHKEQGLAGEKVRFIFQDHRDVYWFTSEFDGVAVFTKEALLGGGESHILTEERGLANYEVKVILQDADGVLWLGTHYGVNAIEKDALSRLP; translated from the coding sequence ATGGAGCCTGAAAGGGACCTCCCAGAGGGCTGGAAGTTAATTCGTCCACCTGGTGAGACCTATGCAATGATAGAAAGTGGGGATTACATCTGGACCGGAGGTCAGGCAGGAGTGTATAAGATTGACAGAGGTAAATTCGAGCTCATAGAACATCTCTCCCTGCCCAGAGAGGTTGACTATGTTAAAGCTTTGTATATGGATAGGGAAGGAGCTTTGTGGATTGGACATTTCAATGGCCTGACAGTTCTTAAAGAGGACGGCAACCTTATTCTGGAGGTGAATGAGGGTCTGCCTGATAAGCGGGTTAACTGTATGTATGAGGACAGCCAGGGCAGGCTTTTAGTCGGAACCTGGGGAGGTGTGGCCATCTTTAACGGTCAAAGCTGGGAAGCAATTACCAGGGAGAATGGTCTCATGGAGGACATGGTAAATGTAATCATGGAAGACAGTCTTGGCGGATATTGGTTCGGACATTATGTTGCTCCCAGGGGAGGCATTAGCTATTTAAGAAATGGTAAGTGGCAGTACTTTTCAGTGGAAAAGGGGCTTCCCCACAACAATATTACTGCCTTTCATGAAGATACCCTTGGATATGTCTGGGCAGGCATGGGATTGTTTGAACGTGGAGGGGCCGTTAGATTTACATATAATGGAAATGAATGGGAGATTGCAGCTGCTCTGCACAAGGAACAGGGGTTAGCTGGTGAAAAGGTGCGGTTTATTTTCCAGGATCATAGAGATGTATACTGGTTTACTTCTGAATTTGATGGAGTTGCAGTTTTTACAAAGGAGGCCCTGCTTGGTGGGGGTGAGAGCCATATTTTAACAGAGGAGAGGGGTCTTGCAAACTATGAGGTGAAGGTAATACTTCAGGATGCAGACGGGGTGTTGTGGCTTGGAACCCATTATGGGGTTAACGCCATTGAGAAGGATGCTTTAAGTCGGCTTCCTTGA
- a CDS encoding RHS repeat-associated core domain-containing protein, which yields MSTFGLPKYMINTAALGLYVTDRKFYHKGLGPAIDISFNYNSQAGSNSSFGYKWSFAYESYIELSENRVVLTRGSGQKLEFTMPEMSQHPIKTIPPEGRFDKLTDYGDYWLYQEKGSKELYRYDKVPGTVYSMLTAHMDTHGNAIMVHYNKDGTIKAITDAAGREIIFTYNAQGYCSSFSLPDGRRADFSYNDKGFMVKSINFEGIEADYQYDADGYMVQMIIGKGRRTTTFKYTERGSHKTISAVTDARGNTTTYEVTSLNPRIVKMVNSEGVITFFQSKDGLTERITDAEGSYSATSYEKGLPVSFRDKRGNITRYQYDPRGNLLSVTDPLNNVTRYGYDERDNLITETNAQGHSKTYIYDDKDNLVKIITPSGNESIFEYDEKGQLTRVKVEGSREVIFIHDKYGNVEKITSAQGATSTYNYLPDGYTRKSITDTMGNVHLYEYDKNNREKKYIFPDGGTIINEYDCCAGIQNIDENGNVNSFVRDELSNIVRIVDAMENTTYMTYNGSNMLVRLVDPLGNERIMIYDAVGRLQKSTDPMGSNTSMSFDPEGNVLEIRDARGNTMKYEYDANNQVSKVINSLGYETSVIRDGLGRMKSLINGRGNIISYIYDQDGRIGKKLYDDQEAASYNYLYKDDILRIHDVWGTREISVNKNYQPVKITYPNNQKASFSYTQLGYLETMQYGNGLEVKYYYDKRSRITRVEFNGYFLEYSYDGVGNVLAETRSNGTKTLYKYDAANVLVEVTHKRGEDVFSQFIVERDGLNNIIAEKIISPIELQSLDAEISYKMKCNSFNQLVELNEASLSYDADGNLTASSDGNWKAAYDYDNNMTEFMYGGVKKRFLYDSDGDRVRVTDKKGTRYYNYDTEGRLLFETYENGSILNYCIYGRGRIIAALKEDGAVRFYHFDRSGNTTAITDETGKLEAAYVYEPYGSIVQSLDEAFDNTFTFAGAFGVVDEGNGIYFMKNRYYNAQAGRFLQDDPIGVLGGINLYAYGNGNPLKYVDPHGTNVISTTLFIGSLLTVGYGVYEGVQKLRGTADAVKKANQTVEKHNAALERLKRGDDSPQNLDNARNTYNAYRRNVHQAYVKGGDAAFTNVKNINSILINPPNPYDAIGNAGSLVQAGLEEVINAAGKPGNARSPQPQQPSSAKRRTAADSRPCTPPSSQSNIQKPFEIDWSLLDDGLSDEEASRLLDSLDK from the coding sequence ATGAGCACATTTGGTCTACCCAAATATATGATTAATACTGCTGCTCTAGGTCTTTATGTCACGGACAGGAAGTTTTACCATAAAGGTTTAGGGCCGGCCATAGATATTAGCTTTAATTATAATTCACAAGCTGGCAGCAACAGCAGCTTTGGATATAAATGGTCCTTTGCCTATGAGAGTTACATTGAACTAAGTGAAAATAGAGTTGTTTTGACTAGAGGATCTGGACAGAAATTGGAATTTACAATGCCAGAAATGAGCCAGCATCCAATAAAAACTATCCCGCCTGAGGGCAGATTTGATAAGCTGACTGATTATGGCGATTACTGGCTGTACCAGGAGAAGGGCAGCAAGGAGCTTTATCGCTATGACAAGGTTCCGGGCACTGTTTACAGTATGCTGACAGCACATATGGACACACATGGTAATGCAATAATGGTTCATTACAATAAGGATGGAACAATTAAAGCTATTACTGATGCTGCGGGCAGAGAAATAATTTTTACCTACAATGCTCAGGGATATTGTTCCTCATTTAGCCTGCCCGATGGTAGAAGGGCTGACTTTAGTTATAATGACAAGGGGTTCATGGTTAAATCCATTAACTTTGAAGGAATTGAAGCTGACTATCAATATGATGCTGATGGATATATGGTGCAAATGATTATTGGGAAAGGACGCAGAACAACCACCTTCAAGTATACAGAAAGGGGCAGCCACAAAACCATTAGTGCTGTTACTGATGCCCGGGGAAATACCACAACCTATGAGGTCACTTCTTTAAATCCTCGTATTGTGAAAATGGTTAATTCTGAAGGAGTGATAACCTTTTTTCAGAGTAAGGATGGTCTCACTGAAAGAATTACAGATGCAGAGGGCAGCTATTCTGCAACAAGCTATGAGAAGGGGCTTCCAGTCAGTTTTAGAGATAAAAGGGGGAATATAACCAGATACCAGTATGACCCTCGAGGTAATTTACTTAGTGTAACTGATCCACTTAATAATGTGACTAGATATGGCTATGATGAAAGGGATAATTTGATAACAGAGACAAATGCTCAGGGTCATAGCAAAACCTACATTTATGATGATAAAGATAACCTGGTAAAAATCATAACACCTTCAGGTAATGAATCCATATTTGAATATGATGAGAAGGGTCAACTAACCAGAGTAAAAGTAGAAGGCAGCAGAGAAGTGATCTTTATCCATGATAAATATGGAAATGTTGAAAAAATTACTAGTGCCCAGGGTGCAACCAGCACCTATAACTATCTTCCTGATGGTTACACCAGAAAATCCATAACAGACACTATGGGCAATGTCCATTTATATGAATATGATAAAAACAACAGGGAGAAAAAATATATTTTCCCAGATGGCGGCACCATTATCAACGAGTATGATTGCTGTGCAGGCATTCAAAATATAGATGAAAATGGAAATGTAAACTCCTTTGTAAGAGATGAGCTTTCTAATATTGTACGCATTGTGGATGCAATGGAGAATACTACCTATATGACATATAACGGAAGCAACATGCTTGTAAGGCTGGTGGATCCCCTTGGGAATGAAAGGATTATGATTTATGATGCAGTTGGCAGGCTGCAAAAAAGCACCGATCCAATGGGCAGCAATACGTCTATGAGCTTTGACCCAGAAGGCAATGTGCTGGAAATAAGGGATGCCCGTGGAAATACAATGAAATATGAATATGATGCAAACAATCAAGTAAGCAAAGTAATTAACTCTTTAGGTTATGAAACCTCGGTTATTAGGGATGGGCTTGGCAGGATGAAGTCTTTAATTAATGGGAGAGGTAATATAATTAGCTATATTTATGACCAGGACGGCAGGATTGGGAAAAAGCTGTATGATGACCAGGAAGCGGCCTCATACAATTATCTATATAAGGATGATATATTAAGGATCCATGATGTTTGGGGAACCAGGGAAATATCCGTAAATAAAAACTATCAGCCAGTAAAAATAACATATCCAAATAATCAGAAAGCTTCATTTAGTTACACACAGTTGGGCTATTTGGAAACGATGCAATATGGAAACGGCCTGGAGGTTAAATACTATTATGACAAACGAAGCAGGATAACCAGGGTTGAATTTAATGGATATTTTCTAGAGTATTCGTATGATGGAGTAGGTAATGTCCTGGCAGAGACAAGATCTAACGGAACTAAAACCCTTTATAAATATGATGCAGCTAATGTATTAGTTGAGGTAACACATAAACGGGGAGAGGATGTATTTTCACAGTTTATTGTAGAAAGGGATGGGTTAAATAATATAATAGCTGAAAAAATAATCAGCCCTATTGAACTGCAAAGCTTAGATGCTGAAATCAGCTATAAAATGAAATGTAACTCATTTAATCAACTAGTTGAGTTAAACGAAGCCTCCTTAAGCTACGATGCAGATGGGAATCTTACCGCTAGTTCAGATGGTAATTGGAAAGCAGCCTATGATTACGATAATAATATGACTGAGTTTATGTATGGTGGAGTTAAAAAAAGATTTCTCTATGATAGTGATGGAGACAGGGTGAGGGTTACAGATAAAAAAGGGACCAGGTATTACAACTATGATACAGAGGGCAGGCTGCTTTTTGAAACATATGAAAATGGGAGCATTCTAAATTATTGTATTTATGGCAGGGGGCGTATTATAGCTGCATTAAAGGAAGATGGAGCAGTACGGTTCTATCATTTTGACAGGTCGGGCAATACTACAGCAATTACAGATGAGACAGGAAAACTGGAAGCAGCCTATGTATATGAGCCTTATGGAAGTATAGTACAAAGTCTGGATGAAGCATTTGATAATACATTTACCTTTGCTGGAGCCTTTGGAGTTGTGGATGAGGGAAATGGTATATATTTTATGAAAAACAGATATTACAATGCTCAAGCAGGAAGGTTCCTTCAGGATGATCCCATAGGTGTCCTGGGTGGTATTAATCTATATGCATATGGAAACGGTAATCCATTAAAATATGTGGATCCCCACGGAACAAATGTTATCAGTACCACTCTCTTTATTGGGTCTCTTCTTACAGTAGGCTATGGTGTATATGAAGGAGTTCAAAAGCTTAGAGGCACTGCTGATGCAGTTAAAAAGGCTAATCAAACAGTTGAAAAGCATAATGCAGCTTTAGAACGATTGAAGAGAGGGGATGATTCCCCCCAGAATCTTGACAATGCCCGTAACACATATAATGCGTATAGGAGAAATGTCCACCAGGCATATGTTAAAGGGGGAGATGCTGCTTTTACTAATGTCAAAAATATAAATTCAATACTAATTAATCCTCCTAATCCCTATGATGCAATTGGTAATGCGGGTTCATTAGTCCAAGCTGGATTAGAAGAAGTAATTAATGCTGCTGGAAAACCTGGCAATGCAAGATCCCCCCAACCACAGCAGCCTTCTTCGGCAAAGAGACGCACTGCTGCAGACAGTAGACCCTGTACTCCTCCCAGCAGCCAAAGCAATATCCAAAAGCCATTTGAAATAGATTGGTCACTATTGGATGATGGTCTCAGTGATGAAGAAGCATCAAGACTGCTTGACTCTTTAGATAAATAA
- a CDS encoding RDD family protein, protein MYCPSCGTNNKDQFKYCQGCGHNLQDQTVSAAPNNVISQSYGRDYSQNYIQGHGQMGVHPGYGTGYALEYAGFLRRLAALAVDGILLSILFSILNWILGSSLANFIFFFAGAAYFILLESSPQQGTIGKKLMRIKVTDINGQQISTTQAAIRYFSKIISAVILYIGFIMAAFTKQKQGLHDIIAKTLVIKGE, encoded by the coding sequence ATGTATTGTCCAAGTTGCGGAACAAATAATAAAGACCAGTTTAAATATTGTCAAGGTTGTGGGCATAATCTGCAGGACCAGACAGTAAGTGCTGCACCTAATAATGTTATCAGTCAAAGCTATGGACGGGATTATAGTCAAAATTACATCCAAGGTCACGGTCAAATGGGAGTGCATCCTGGTTATGGCACAGGTTATGCGCTGGAATATGCAGGCTTTCTTAGAAGGCTGGCAGCGTTGGCGGTGGATGGCATTCTTCTGTCAATTCTTTTCTCAATACTTAACTGGATTCTCGGTTCAAGTCTTGCTAACTTTATCTTCTTTTTTGCCGGAGCAGCCTATTTCATACTCCTTGAAAGCAGTCCCCAGCAGGGTACCATTGGGAAGAAGCTGATGAGGATAAAGGTAACTGATATTAACGGTCAGCAAATATCAACCACCCAGGCAGCCATCAGGTATTTTTCTAAAATTATCTCGGCAGTAATACTATATATTGGCTTTATCATGGCAGCCTTTACAAAACAAAAGCAGGGACTTCATGACATAATTGCCAAGACCCTGGTAATAAAAGGGGAGTAG
- a CDS encoding zinc ribbon domain-containing protein, with the protein MMSKKFSYSVSYTYDKLNRLTSAVYSNGIALKYSYDQVGNLISIDKKALGFSETKAVASAANSCKNCKAEILPGTKFCVECGTPVPASMEAKSDKQAAYCTSCGQEAPSGSKFCINCGSPVK; encoded by the coding sequence ATGATGAGCAAAAAATTTTCTTATTCAGTTTCATATACCTATGATAAGCTTAACCGTCTAACCTCGGCTGTATATAGTAATGGTATAGCCTTGAAGTACTCATATGACCAGGTGGGCAATTTGATATCTATTGATAAAAAAGCTCTGGGCTTTAGTGAAACAAAAGCAGTGGCTTCAGCTGCTAATAGCTGTAAAAATTGCAAGGCGGAGATTCTGCCTGGGACTAAATTCTGTGTAGAATGTGGAACTCCAGTACCAGCATCAATGGAAGCTAAAAGTGATAAGCAGGCTGCATACTGCACCAGCTGCGGCCAGGAAGCACCTTCGGGCAGCAAATTCTGCATCAACTGCGGCAGCCCGGTAAAATAA